One part of the Vicia villosa cultivar HV-30 ecotype Madison, WI unplaced genomic scaffold, Vvil1.0 ctg.005755F_1_1, whole genome shotgun sequence genome encodes these proteins:
- the LOC131642748 gene encoding uncharacterized protein LOC131642748, with protein MDREEYLRKCSNMKCQRVQVDESYVPSLQDDEMEIEHLLEEPRSDHVSLDGSLASDTALNDKNDLELEVLDGFLGEGFLDDVDINDLEGTDGFTDVSGGYFLDFDFAKVELLGSGAYEDSLLENSNSESQSPGLSGSSTVGGVSESAKAPNSTQSECKIESLDETVTNDTHGVFRNNPSQPSNVGCMYNISLDIQHLHELNNGYPLGGSILSCKTENVTVENCQSAPPREKRFRKPTKRYIEESSNSRSKEKVPTTGAKNKRRSLSLCNELHTKMKGLKNIPSEKSSNGNSEVTLTELQCCKKLPKKEEFEYDNEPFSSEEFEDEFEEEFEDERSPPKRSRSKDRRKHQRMWTTAEVTKLVDGISEYGVGRWTDIQRFLFSASGYRTPTDIRDKWRNLLRASSAQKFIQKEDEENDKISPRSLPFSVASRVLELAKIHPYPKRRNSKRSSDSQVGSSVTASQSSGSSISLGRRNVRRKKCT; from the exons ATGGATCGGGAAGAATATCTGCGGAAGTGTTCCAATATGAAATGCCAAAGA GTTCAGGTGGATGAATCATACGTGCCTTCCCTTCAAGATGATGAAATGGAAATTGAGCATTTGCTTGAAGAACCTAGAAGTGATCATGTTTCATTGGATG GCAGTTTAGCTTCTGACACAGCTTTGAATGACAAGAATGATTTGGAACTGGAG GTCCTTGATGGGTTCCTGGGCGAGGGATTCCTGGATGATGTTGACATCAATGATCTTGAAGGAACTGATGGTTTCACCGATGTATCTGGAGGGTATTTCTTAG ATTTTGATTTTGCCAAAGTTGAGTTACTAGGCTCTGGTGCTTATGAAGACTCACTTTTGGAAAACTCAAATTCAGAAAGTCAATCTCCCGGATTAAGTGGAAGTAGCACCGTTGGTGGGGTATCGGAATCAGCAAAAGCACCCAATAGTACACAATCTGAATGCAAAATTGAATCTCTAGATGAGACAGTCACCAATGATACACATGGTGTCTTCAGGAACAATCCAAGTCAACCATCAAATGTAGGTTGCATGTACAACATTTCACTTGATATACAGCATCTGCATGAGCTGAATAATGGTTATCCTTTAGGTGGCAGTATATTGTCTTGTAAGACAGAAAATGTTACTGTTGAGAATTGCCAATCTGCTCCACCTAGAGAGAAGAGATTCCGAAAGCCTACTAAGAGGTATATTGAAGAATCTTCAAATTCGAGGTCAAAAGAAAAAGTACCAACTACAGGTGCAAAAAACAAAAGACGGAGTCTGTCATTATGTAATGAACTTCATACAAAAATgaaaggattgaagaatattccaagtgaAAAGTCTAGTAATGGCAATAGTGAAGTAACTCTTACCGAGTTGCAATGCTGCAAGAAGCTGCCAAAGAAAGAG GAATTTGAGTATGACAATGAGCCTTTTTCCTCGGAGGAGTTTGAGGACGAGTTTGAGGAAGAATTTGAGGATGAACGTTCGCCACCAAAAAGAAGTAGATCAAAAGATCGAAGAAAGCATCAAAGGATGTGGACAACTGCCGAAGTGACGAAGTTGGTTGATGGCATATCTGAATATGGAGTTGGTCGATGGACTGATATACAGAGGTTTTTGTTTTCTGCTTCAGGCTACCGAACTCCCACAGATATCAGG GACAAGTGGCGTAACCTTCTCCGAGCTAGTTCTGCACAGAAATTCATTCAGAAAGAG GATGAGGAAAACGACAAGATTTCCCCGCGTTCCTTACCTTTCAGTGTGGCAAGCCGAGTGCTGGAATTGGCTAAAATCCACCCATACCCAAAGCGACGAAACTCAAAGAGATCGTCTGATAGCCAAGTCGGCTCTTCTGTCACAGCCAGTCAAAGCAGTGGTTCTTCTATTAGTCTTGGCAGAAGAAATGTCCGTAGGAAGAAGTGTACTTAG